CAAAGAGCCGCCACAAAGGCAAGTTTGAAACCGAAGCCTACCTGCAAGCCCAAGGGGTGCCCTTTACCTCGGTGCGTCCGGTCTACATTTATGGCCCGCAGAACTACAACCCGCTAGAGGCCTGGTTCTTTGATCGGGTGGTGCGCGATCGCCCCATTCCCATCCCCGGCAACGGTATGCACCTTACCCAGCTCGGCCATGTGCAAGACCTAGCGGCAGCGATGGCGGCAGTGCTGGGCAACGAGACGGCGATCGGCCAAATCTACAACATCTCCGGCGAAAAAGCCGTCACCTTTGATGGTCTGGCCCGCGCCTGTGCGCTGGCAGCTGGCAAGGATGCCGATGCCCTCAAGATTGTCCACTACGACCCCAAAGCCTTTGACTTTGGCAAAGCCAAGGCTTTTCCCATGCGGGTGCAGCACTTCTTTACTGCCATTGATAAGGCTCAGGCAGAATTGGGTTGGGCACCCACCTACGACTTGGTTGCGGGTCTAAAAGATTCGTTCCAGAACGACTATCTTGCCTCTGGCGCAGACAAAACTGAGGTCGATTTTACCCTAGACGACAAAATTCTAGCGGCGTAAAAGCCCTAGCAACGGACGGGCAGGGTGGGCCGCGCTCATCCTTCCGTCTAAGTGATAACGACAGGGTAGCTATCGCCCGTGCTGTGACCACTAGCAATGATCGCATCGAAGCTTTAGTCAAAAAGAGTGCCGCAGCGGTTGACAAGTGGACTGATGATATTCGGCAGTTTAGCTAGTGCTAGATACCTATGAAACCGTTATGCATCAGGTGGTGTACTTCGCCTTTGCGTTACTGATTTCAGCCACGGTGGTTTTGATTATCGGTGCGGCGGCATTTTTGGTAAAGCTGTTGTTGCTGAGCTGAGAGTCATTGTTGTGGCGATCGCAACCCAAGGCTTCACTCAATTTGATAGATAGTGTCAAAGTCTCTTCATCAGTAGAATTCCTAGCCCCTATTAATTGCCTAACTTCCCCAGACCGTGATCTCTTGACTACAATGGAAAGATTGGGAAGATTTTCTCATTGATGATCTGGGCGTCTAGCAATGTGTGGCTTCCAGGTCTACTGAACCATTCATCTGCCTAAAAGGCCCAAGCTATGCCACTGCCTGTTGTTGCGGTTATCGGACGCCCAAATGTGGGCAAATCTACCTTAGTGAACCGCCTGGCCGGGGCTCAAGACGCTATTGTCTACGACCAGCCAGGGGTGACGCGCGATCGCACCTACCAGCCCGCCTTTTGGCGCGATCGCGACTACCTAGTGGTCGATACTGGTGGCCTAGTATTTGACGACGACACCGAATTTTTGCCCTACATTCGCGAACAGGCCCAGCTAGCCCTTACCGAAGCTAGCGCTGCGGTGTTTGTCGTCGATGGGAAAGTTGGCCCCACCGAGTCAGATCGTGAAATCGCCTCCTGGCTGCGGCAGCAGTCGGTGCCAGTGCTGCTGGCAGTCAACAAATGCGAATCGCTGGATAACGGCTTAGTGCAGGCGGCGCAGTTTTGGGAACTGGGGCTGGGTGAGCCCTACGCCGTCTCCGGCATCCACGGCAACGGCACGGGAGAACTGCTGGATGCCCTAGTAGAGTTCCTGCCCGAAACCGTAGAAGAAGCGGCCGAAGAGGAAGTCAAAGTCGCCATTGTAGGGCGGCCCAACGTGGGCAAATCGAGCTTGCTGAACGCCTTTGTGGGCGAAACCCGCGCCATTGTTAGCCCGATCTCGGGGACGACCCGTGATGCGATCGACATGCAGGTGCAGCACGGCGACAAAATCTATCGCCTGATCGACACCGCTGGCATTCGCAAGAAAAAGAGCGTCGAGTACGGGCCAGAGTTTTTTGGCATTAACCGCGCCTTCAAGGCCATTCGCCGCGCCGATGTGGTGCTGCTGGTGATTGACGCCCTCGACGGCGTTACCGAGCAAGACCAAAAGCTGGCGGGCCGCATTGAAGAAGACGGTCGCGCCTGCATTATCGTCGTCAACAAGTGGGATGCGGTGGAAAAAGACAGCCACACCATCTACGATTTCGACCACCAAATCTCTGCCCGACTGAACTTTCTCGATTGGGCCAAGCGCATTTTCGTCAGTGCCAAGACTGGCCAGCGGGTGCCCAAAATTCTAGAGCTGGTGGATCACGCGGTGGAGCAGCACCGTCGTCGGGTTAGCACCTCGGTTGTCAACGAAGTGCTGGAAGATGCGGTGAAGTGGCACACGCCGCCTACCACTCGCCAGGGTCGCCAGGGTCGCATCTACTACGGCACTCAGGTCACCGTGCGCCCACCGTCCTTCACCCTATTTGTCAATGATCCCCACCTTCTGAAGGACAACTACCGTCGCTACGTGGAGCGGCAGTTCCGCGAGAACCTGGGTTTTGAGGGCACGCCGATTCGTATCTTCTGGCGGGGCAAGGCGATGCGTGACTTAGAGCGCAACAACCCCAACCGAGCGACGAAGGTGAAGTGAAGTTTGGATTTAGGATTAGTTAGGCGTGTTGGTTAAAATCTTTGCGACTTGAGTTCACAAGCTTTCTCTGACGAGATAGCCGCAACCCAAAACCGCAAATTCAAAATCCGAAATCGGTAAAGGTAGTCAGAGACCAACCCACAACTCCATGGATCTTCTTCGCTCTCTTCCCATTGGCCTTTATCTGGAGCAGCCGGTAACCTGGCTGCACCGGCTTGATCCCAGGGTCAAGATGGCCTGGTTGATGAGCATTTTAGTGACGCCGATTTTGGCGAACGCCTACTGGCGGTTTGGGCTGGTGGCGCTGCTGGTGCTGCTGACTCTAGCGGCGCTGATTCCGCTGCGGGTGTGGCGACAGCAGATGGGCTGGTTAGTGGCGCTTAGCGGCATCGTGATGTTGCTGACCTTTGTGATGCCCGACGGGCTTCAGGTGGCGCAGACGCCTCGGCTGCCTACTCCAGCTGACATGGTCACTTTGGATAATCCGCCAGAGGTGTTGCCAGAGTTACCTCAGCCCACGGCCTATCGCTACGTAGTATTTGACTGGGGGCCGATTAACGTAACGCGGCGATCGCTCGATCTGGGCATTCGCATTGGCACGCTGCTGTTCACGCTGATCTACGGCACCAACCTCTACCTGCTCACCACTGCGCCCGAAGAAATTACCGTAGCTCTAGAGGCGCTGATGGCTCCTCTGCGCTGGTTTCGCCTGCCGGTGACCGAGATTGCTCTGACGGTGACGCTCTCCCTGCGGTTCATTCCTCTGGTGCTGGAGGAAGTGCAGAATTTGGTGCGATCGGTGCAGACCCGCGCCATCAACTGGAAAAAGCTGGGCTTTCGCGGCTCTGCCCAGGTGTGGCTATCGGTGATGGAACGCCTACTGCAAAATCTGCTACTGCGGGCCGAGCAGATTGCGGCAGCGATGGAAGTGCGCGGTTTCACCAGCCCCAACGAGCACCGAGTGCGCTGGTACCAGCTGGTGCTCCGGTCGTGGGACTGGTTTGCCCTGGGGCTGCTGGTGGTGTTTTGGTGGGCGCGGTGGGTCTGGGGAGGCGAGATTTGAACTGGTGGGTGCGATCGCAGCCCCTAGGGCACCGCACCGGCAGCGACATCTTCCAGGCCCTCTACGGCGATCTGTTGCGGCAGCCCCCTACCTCTGCCACCTTAGTTGCCCTGCTAGAGAGTCCCTACCCCTTAACCGCTGCGGCCCAGCCCCACGCTATTCACAGCCGCTACTCCATCTGTGCTGGGCCACCTTCCCCCACCGAAGCGCCCCAGGTATGGACGCCAGCGGTAGGGAGCATTTTGCCTATGCTGAGCGAACGTCTAGCCGAGGGAGAGCAGCTCCAGCTCTTAGGTGACGAAGCCGAGACTGCCGAGCAAACGCTGCCGTTTACGGGGGGCTGGCTGGGTTGGCTAGGCTACGATCTGGCGTGGGAAATCGAGCGGCTGCCCATAGTAAATAGTGATCTCTTACCCTTTCCGGTGGCGCTGTGGTACGAGCCAGCCACCTTTGCCGTCCTCGACCACCAGAATCAGCGACTGTGGCTAGCGGCCCCCTCTCCCACAGAGTTAGATGCGATGGAGAAGCAGTTAGAACTGTCTGCTCCAGAGACCTGTTTTGCCCTGCCAGAGGGCGATCCCCGCTCTGTAACCCTGGGCATGGCGGCGGCCGAATACCAGCAGGCTGTCCTTCAGGCGAAGCGGCATATTCAAGCGGGGGATGTGTTTCAGGTCAATCTTTCCCTCCGTTTCTCGACGGTTACCACGGCTCACAGCTGGGCGCTATACCGCCAGCTGCACCGCATCAATCCATCGCCCTTTGCCTGCTACTGGCGCACCCCCTGGGGCGATGTAATTAGCTGCTCGCCCGAGCGGCTGGTGAAGTTGCAGGATGGTCTTGCTCAGACTCGCCCCATCGCCGGTACCCGCCCTCGGGGATCAACCCCAGAACAGGATGCAGAGCTGGCTCAAACGTTGCTCAGCAACCCCAAAGAGCGAGCTGAGCACATTATGCTGGTGGATTTGGAGCGCAACGACCTGGGGCGGGTGTGCCAGTGGGGCACTGTGCAGGTGGATGAGCTGCTGACGGTAGAATACTACAGTCATGTCATGCATCTGGTGAGCAACGTGGTGGGGAAGTTAGGGAGCGATTCTCGCTTCGGGAAGCTGCGTCAACACACCGCCATCGACTTGATCCGCGCCGTCTTCCCTGGCGGCACTATCACCGGCTGCCCCAAGGTACGCTGCATGGAAATTATCGAAGACCTAGAGCCCGTTCGTCGCAGCTTGTTCTACGGCTCCTGTGGCTATCTCGATCGCCGCGGCCACCTTGACCTAAATATTCTGATCCGCACGCTATTGTTTGGGCATACTGATAGCTTATCGACGGCATCTACTGTGTGGGGGCAAGTCGGCGCGGGCATCGTGGCCGACAGTGATCCCGCAAAAGAGTGGCAAGAATCACTGCAAAAAGCCAGGGCACAACTGCTGGCACTGGGGTTGGGGTAGTTTCGCCATTCCCCGAGATAACGGTTGATCTGCTTGAGAATGCATGCAGACAGCGCACCAGGTTCTAGAATGCATGTGGCGAATTGAACAGACACAACCATCGTCCTACCGTAAGGAAGAGCCTCTCTCATACCTGAATGAGCACAGAAACCTATCTAAATCACCCCAATTTTGGCCTGCTCTTTAGAGTGTGTATAGTAGACGACGGTCAAGAACTGTACGCTACGCTATATGCCCAGCGGTTGTTTTTCTTGGTCACCAATTCCCCCGCTGAGGGGTTAGTGTTTCAACCCCTAGGTCGGAGCAACGCTCGCATGATGCTGGAAAGTCGCCTACGTATTTTGCGGCGGGCAGGTCAGCAAGCCGACTTCGATCGCCTTCAGCACACCTACAAGCAAACCTTTCAATGACCGCTGCCCCCGGTGCCCTGCCTGAGCAATTTGATCGGATTCGGCAAAGCATTCCCCCCACGGTAACCCTGATTGCGGTTACCAAGTTTTTGCCGGTAGAAACAATCCGCTCTGCCTACGACCGAGGAATCCGCCATTTTGGCGAGAGCCGGGTGCAGGAGGCGATCGCGAAACAAGCCGACCTCAGCGACCTGCCCGACATCACCTGGCATCTGATCGGTCGTCTGCAAACCAACAAAGCTCGCAAAGCCGTCGAACACTTCGACTGGATTCACTCGGTAGACAGTCTAAAATTAGCCCAGCGGCTCGATCAGGCGGCTCAAGAACTGGAGAAAGTGCCCCAGTGTTGCCTTCAGGTCAAGCTGGTACCCGACCCGCCTAAGGCTGGCCTTGATGCCGCCGAATTGCGTGGGTTGCTGCCCCAGTTTGACCAGCTCACCCACCTTAAGATTCGCGGGCTGATGACCATTCCCCCTCAGGGGTCGAGCGACGCTACGGCACGAGAGGTGTTTGCGGGGGCCAAATCCCTGGCTGACACTATTAACCAAACCAGCTTTAACCGGTTGCATATCGACCAGCTTTCCATGGGCATGTCAGGGGATTACGGGGCTGCGATCGCCTGTGGAGCCACCATGGTGCGCCTGGGCACCATACTGTTTGGCTCTCGACCGCCATCTCCCCAAATCAGCTAGGACGGGATCCGCCCATTTTCGCCCTGGGTTCCTAACTTGAACCGGTAGCAGAGACAGCGGTAGGGAACGGGTTGGGGCGATCGCTAGCGACCACTGATACCAATCATTCTTCCAGTCAAAAATCTGTGTTCTGACGCAAAACTGAAACGAGATTGAGAAAATCTTAACTAATTGTGAATCGGCTTTTCCTTTTTTTGATTTCGTGTATACTGTGGACTCAATATTCTATGTACAGGATATTAAGGCAAAACCCTA
The DNA window shown above is from Leptolyngbya subtilissima AS-A7 and carries:
- a CDS encoding anthranilate synthase component I, whose translation is MGLVCPGAAGGVLVGAVGLGRRDLNWWVRSQPLGHRTGSDIFQALYGDLLRQPPTSATLVALLESPYPLTAAAQPHAIHSRYSICAGPPSPTEAPQVWTPAVGSILPMLSERLAEGEQLQLLGDEAETAEQTLPFTGGWLGWLGYDLAWEIERLPIVNSDLLPFPVALWYEPATFAVLDHQNQRLWLAAPSPTELDAMEKQLELSAPETCFALPEGDPRSVTLGMAAAEYQQAVLQAKRHIQAGDVFQVNLSLRFSTVTTAHSWALYRQLHRINPSPFACYWRTPWGDVISCSPERLVKLQDGLAQTRPIAGTRPRGSTPEQDAELAQTLLSNPKERAEHIMLVDLERNDLGRVCQWGTVQVDELLTVEYYSHVMHLVSNVVGKLGSDSRFGKLRQHTAIDLIRAVFPGGTITGCPKVRCMEIIEDLEPVRRSLFYGSCGYLDRRGHLDLNILIRTLLFGHTDSLSTASTVWGQVGAGIVADSDPAKEWQESLQKARAQLLALGLG
- a CDS encoding YggS family pyridoxal phosphate-dependent enzyme: MTAAPGALPEQFDRIRQSIPPTVTLIAVTKFLPVETIRSAYDRGIRHFGESRVQEAIAKQADLSDLPDITWHLIGRLQTNKARKAVEHFDWIHSVDSLKLAQRLDQAAQELEKVPQCCLQVKLVPDPPKAGLDAAELRGLLPQFDQLTHLKIRGLMTIPPQGSSDATAREVFAGAKSLADTINQTSFNRLHIDQLSMGMSGDYGAAIACGATMVRLGTILFGSRPPSPQIS
- a CDS encoding NAD-dependent epimerase/dehydratase family protein, with product MRVLVMGGTRFIGVYLTKLLIEQGHEVVLFNRGNHPAPVEGVPTIVGDRTNPNSLKTQLAGETFDAIFDNNGRELSDTQPLVELFGDKLQHFVYVSSAGVYLKSDQMPHIEGDAVDPKSRHKGKFETEAYLQAQGVPFTSVRPVYIYGPQNYNPLEAWFFDRVVRDRPIPIPGNGMHLTQLGHVQDLAAAMAAVLGNETAIGQIYNISGEKAVTFDGLARACALAAGKDADALKIVHYDPKAFDFGKAKAFPMRVQHFFTAIDKAQAELGWAPTYDLVAGLKDSFQNDYLASGADKTEVDFTLDDKILAA
- a CDS encoding energy-coupling factor transporter transmembrane component T family protein gives rise to the protein MDLLRSLPIGLYLEQPVTWLHRLDPRVKMAWLMSILVTPILANAYWRFGLVALLVLLTLAALIPLRVWRQQMGWLVALSGIVMLLTFVMPDGLQVAQTPRLPTPADMVTLDNPPEVLPELPQPTAYRYVVFDWGPINVTRRSLDLGIRIGTLLFTLIYGTNLYLLTTAPEEITVALEALMAPLRWFRLPVTEIALTVTLSLRFIPLVLEEVQNLVRSVQTRAINWKKLGFRGSAQVWLSVMERLLQNLLLRAEQIAAAMEVRGFTSPNEHRVRWYQLVLRSWDWFALGLLVVFWWARWVWGGEI
- the pipX gene encoding transcriptional coactivator PipX, whose protein sequence is MSTETYLNHPNFGLLFRVCIVDDGQELYATLYAQRLFFLVTNSPAEGLVFQPLGRSNARMMLESRLRILRRAGQQADFDRLQHTYKQTFQ
- the der gene encoding ribosome biogenesis GTPase Der, producing the protein MPLPVVAVIGRPNVGKSTLVNRLAGAQDAIVYDQPGVTRDRTYQPAFWRDRDYLVVDTGGLVFDDDTEFLPYIREQAQLALTEASAAVFVVDGKVGPTESDREIASWLRQQSVPVLLAVNKCESLDNGLVQAAQFWELGLGEPYAVSGIHGNGTGELLDALVEFLPETVEEAAEEEVKVAIVGRPNVGKSSLLNAFVGETRAIVSPISGTTRDAIDMQVQHGDKIYRLIDTAGIRKKKSVEYGPEFFGINRAFKAIRRADVVLLVIDALDGVTEQDQKLAGRIEEDGRACIIVVNKWDAVEKDSHTIYDFDHQISARLNFLDWAKRIFVSAKTGQRVPKILELVDHAVEQHRRRVSTSVVNEVLEDAVKWHTPPTTRQGRQGRIYYGTQVTVRPPSFTLFVNDPHLLKDNYRRYVERQFRENLGFEGTPIRIFWRGKAMRDLERNNPNRATKVK